gagGGTTTAACCGACTAACTGTAACAATTAGTTGCTAAACTGTATCATTGATTATCAAACCAAACGATCGTTGAACCAATCTACTGATTAGTGGATTAATAATAGAAAACCGTATTAGCCATCTAAAATTGTGTCAGTTTAGAATCGACTGACCGAACAACCTCTGCCGATTTTAGTAATAGAAAACCGTATTAGCCATCTCCAAAACCAGATTTATCATACTAGCATATAAATGAGTGCTACCTACCAACCAATTCACAAAACCTATAGGATACAAAAGTTGGTCCCAATTTTGGTAAAGAGAAAATACTCGTTTAAATTGTTTCCACACAATCTTATGCCCTACCCATTCTCAGGCTTTATTATGATAATGTCTTAACAGTAATCTTAAATCTTTAGATCACATATATAGTGCACGTGACGAAATTGTCATCCACATATGGTTGTGTCAGAAAAATTGGCCATTTTTATGTGTGACCTTTCACCTTTAGTGGTAGGTGCCCACTCCTCCCCCTACGTTGACACTTCTGTATGGAGAAATATCTAgtagaaacaaacaatatcaaaataaatggtggaagaaaaagaaacaaaccttctaattataatatttttatatcctatatatatatatatatatataagatcaAGATGTGTATATGAAATACATATGTAGATCGTAGACTAGACACTTTGGTAGGGaacaaatttatgattttattgaGACACGTTTTTAAAGAACatcttgtttttctctttaaaagGTTAtaggaaaagaataaaataactTGCAATTGAAAACTTATGTGGTCCAACTGAACGAAACAGCTTCTTCCCCTGCCAAAGTGATGCTTATTGGGCCCTAAAGTTTTTAAGACCTAAATGACGTAGTTAAGGCCCAAACCTATCAGATCTTGTGTCAAGCATCAAGAGGTGAAAGCAAACTAGCAAAGTTTCTCTTGGGATTTCATCTTGAGATGGATTCAACTCGTTCTTGCTGAATATCTTCTCATCATAGAGTGTTGCATGCACGGTCCTTCCTCCAAACTATTGCCCATCTATTGAGGATAAGAACATAAGGAATCGTTTGAGCACAGCAAGACGAGGATAAGACGAGAAATACAAAGGCGGGATTCAAATGTGGTTTGCTCAGAGACAACATATAGTTTGTTCTGAAAATGTTCTAAAAAGATTGCATTCTTATGtataaacagttttttttttttaatataatttaacataatatttttaaaaaaaaggatattttCCTAATCTTGTAGATATTACTAAATCTCTCTTATGTATATTTACCATTTGTATTAGGGCTTTGTATAAATACTCGACCTTGAGGTCTAAGGAATACAAGTCATTCATTCACATATTATTGAGTTTGACACCATCGAGACTGAGACCGAGAATTAACTCGCTAGGGTTAACACACATTTAGGGTTCTGTCAGGAGCCGCCATGAAACGCAAGGACGATGACCAGGAGGACAGATCATGTAGCAGCGCAAGTAAGTTAGATCCGATCCCTCTTGATCTAAAGATGGCTACAGTGCCTACCAAATCTCATATGAAGAAGAGTCACCAAAATAAACTCgaggaagatgagaaagaagacaCAAACCCTAGTAAGTTAGAGTTAGATTCGCTGCCTCTTGACCTAAAGATGGCGATACTGACTAGAATCCCTGCCAAGTCTCTTATGAAGTTGCGATGCGTGTCAAAGATGTGGTCTTCCATCATCCGAAGCCGAGGTTTCATTGATTCCTACTACGCTATCTCCTCGAAGCAATCACGGTTTATAGTCGGTTTGAGTAACGCTGCATTTAACGAGCCTGAGAAGCAGCTTACCTTCCTCTTCTCGTTTTCCCACGAAGACGGAGagaagtcttcttcttcttctttggtacCCAACTTCGAGATGGCAGTTCCCTGCAGCTTAGCTGGCCTCTCACACTCTTTGGCTTCTTTCCATGGCATTCTCGCTGTTGAAGGTAAGGTGATGTGTAACCCTAACACGGAGCAATTCACTACGTTACCCGTTGGCACCATCTTTGTGGGGTACGATCCGATTGACGATCAATACAAAGCGCTCggctttgattttgataagaGATGTCATGGTAATGCTATTGGTCACAAGGTTTGGACATTGGGAGGTGGTGAAGGAATGAGACAGATTAGAGGTGACCTTGCACCTTATAGACCGATACTACTACCAAATGTATGCATCAACGGTGTTATCTACTATGGTGCTCATACCTTATCCCAAACCAAAGATCCAGTTATTGTGTGTTTTGATGTTAGATCTGAGAAACTAAGTTTTATCACTGCACCTGCGGTTGTCCTCCAATCGGGGATGAAGTCTATACTCATAGACTACAAAGGGAAGCTAGCTTCTATTGTGAGAAACTCCTGTGGTGGTTGTATCagcagttttgttttttggataCTAGAAGACCCCAAGAAACATGAATGGTCTAGGCAAAGTTGTGATTTTCCCTACTCTCTGTGGGATTATGTTGGGAATGTCAGAATATGTTTCTTTGGCACCAACAAGGCTGGTGAGATCATTATTGCCCCAATGTTTTTGTCACGCGATGTTCGGTCCTTCTACATTTTCTACTATAAtgttgaaacaaaaaccatgAGAAGAGTTAGGCTCCGAGGAATTGGAAGCGATATAGAGTTTAGGCGCTCTTATGGATCCGAAAACAAGTTGTGTAATTGCCATGTCCGTATCGCACATCAACACGTTGAGAGTATTGCCTTTTTAAAGGatcatataaatttaagaACTTGATTCCACTTATACTAATGTAAAAGAGCATTGGAAACTCTGTGTTTTTTATCATTACAACGCTtagtttgttgtctttgtggtttcttttgtttcaagtGTGTGTTCCTCTCCTcagttctttattttgttgttttataataTCACGTATTGAAGAGCCACGGAAAACTGTTGAACTCACACCACTTTCACTCACAAACTCCATCTCTCacaactctgtttcttgttcttgataaagagaaaaacacaagaacaCGTTTAAGAACTTTCATGTCTTTATTGATAGTAAACTTGGATACTTGGATATAATCCTTACACcacatataaaatgaaaatggaggTATTACATACCTAGACTAGAGTAACCTtggcaaaaaataaaataaaaaacaaggTCAGAATACATGGAACTCATGAAAAAGATATTATCGGATCCAAAGAAGCATTTAGAGGTCTCCAAAGCTTCCTAGAGCGTCTTCCGGTGATTGTGTTGCGGATTTCTCGATAAATCATCTTAAAGAGAGTAGAAGGATGAATCCTTTGGTCGTTGTGTAACACATTGTTCCTTTGACGCCAAATTTGGTATGAAGATCCACCAATGTGGACTCCTTTGCCGAGTCGAATCTAGTGAGAAAGACACAACAAACCCAAGTAAGTTACATCAACGTCGAGAGTGTTGGCTTTCTTAAGGCTCCTATAATTTTAACTTGATTCCACGGATCATGTATGTAAGAGAGCTCTACCCTTTCATTACTTCTTAGTTTCAATATTTAATCAACTGTTTGATTTTCAACACCAATCAAGCTAGTTTCAATATGTAAGAGATGTATGTTTATTATGTTAGAAAGTATTGCTCGCTTGTCATCAACGTTTATGAGTCACACTTTCATTTTGTAGCACTTGGTAGGCTGATGCTAGTAAGGTACACATGAAGACTCAATAACCAGTTCCGTTCTTGTAGACAGCAGAATCCAACCATGAGAGTTATGGTGTGGTATTGCAAGTTGCCCATCGTTGCAATAGatcgttttctttttatttattgtaataTTGGTTGGTTTTATGTGTAGTTTAATAGCTAGACATATTGAATTGAAACGggaaaatacaacaaaatgaGAAGATTGATATTGTGACCAGGACAGAACAATGTTTGTACCTGTTCTTCTTCACCACTAACAAAATCAGATACAAGGAAGAGTCCTGGGATATTCAGTTCAGAATCAGCCAACACAAACATGGTTACATGGAGGTGGGATCGgacacaaaaagaaagtttatgACATTGGTAACTCTTACCaacttacaagttacaacacatacataaaagatcaaaactttgagcCGTCAAGAACAGAAAGTTTATGACTTTGGTATTCCCCTTTCCCAGATGTACATTCTATGCCGTCAAGAAGCAACAATACCTCTCTAGGTGGCCAAAGCATTTCCAAGCAAGAGGTGATTCCTTTACCTTTAGacttaaatatttcttttaatcgAGTAGCATAGGGATCTCTTTGTTGGATTTTGCTGAGAATTCGGTGAGAAGAAACTAGAGGATATCttgtaaattgtatctatGACCACTTTGATGTTTGCTCGATGCAAATCATTATTCTTTAGAAAAGGAATATAATTATGTTGTCAATggagtttgtttttgttcgtTGTTTGGGTTCCACGGTTTTACATTCCCAGTGTTTATATGATGCTTGGCCCCCTCAATAGATGTGCTTAGTGTTTAGTATATATTCCTTTTCTTAGGCCATGTTTATGTGTTGGTTTATTGTCTTATAGTCGGTGTGTTCATAttatctttggttttggttccTTTTGCAAACGGTTATTAGGTTTAGTATTTCTTCTTGTAGTCCATGTTTATGTGTTATTGTTGTGTTATTATCatcttgtaagttgtaacatGCTCCCATTTGTTGATGTTTCTGATCTTTTAGGATTTTCTTGACTTGGACTTTGTTTGTGGTCACCTAACTTTCTAACTCACTTACTTTTTCAACAAATGTTAGAAAACAGGTTGGTCTTGtgtcaaaaaagaaacttatgaTTCGGTGGTGTCTCTATTGGCAGGATTTGAACATGACACACACGAGCTCCTACTGAATAAAGGGAATGTTTAGTTGTGGATATAACAagtatatttacataattttggACACAATTTCAAACAGATGTACACATTTTTGTGTATATCTATGTATgacatatttttttagaatcGAAAATCAAATTAGAATTGTATAATGGGAACGGcaatattgattttttggtgaaccaaaaaaaggcaaaaatgGCAAATCCACAAGTTCAATAAGGAAATCgtatatccaaaatatttggGCTACAAAGTGACATTTTGTATAATAATCCCATAGTTTTAGGATTACACTTTTTCTTATCAGGAGATCTCATATTGAAATCTAGATTAATCTggaaaacatttaaaatagtgatcaaatatgattaaatttatgatataagaaattatattttagtctTTCAACTAACATtgtgaatttttgaaatataaggCCATAAATTGCTTAGTTAATATATGATATCTCATCTAAGTGATCTTCAATTGCTAGGACGAGAGTACCACTTATATCTTTTGAAACTCCACACTTTTTCTACCTTTTAACCAagcattttaatatataatcagTCTTTATTTTTAACTCGTATTTACTTAAATACTATACAActgaaaatgacaaatttaTCGTGATGGGCTTCTTTTGGAGGAAACATAAGTAGCACGAATGTTGATAAGGAAAGGCCATTCGTGTGCCACTCTTTGTCgcctctctttttatttttgttttcctaactattctttataaaatagaatttttctaaattggAAAAGAAATAGAATTTTCATAGTAATGCATTTTAGAATTTGGATCCTAATCTGATATTcagaaaaaggttttaaaacaaaagtttggaAGGAAACAACAAACTCTAAAACTTGTCTTCCACGACTTAAGCAAATAAAATCTCAACATCTACTCTTTATGAACTCAATCCAACTGTCTTCGCTTTTAGATCTAGAAACCGAGTCACGAAGAGAGGTCTAATAAGTTTATAGTAGCTCTAAGCTATAACTCTAGGTAGTTTGTGTTACGGACAAAACCTATCTCAACGTTATGATATATAGAACAATTAGCAAAGTACATTAATGCTATAAAATCCTAGCAGAGCTAGGAAGAAAAACACcgtattaattgtttttgaatccAACAACATTTACATTGACgaacaaatgaagaaattcAGGAAAAAAACCAATGCAACAATGAGTACTTCGTTTTGTGGCCGGTATTCCTTTGGCTCAACATTTACGATTAAGAAAACGTAACAAAATATAttctacaaaaagaaaaattgaaaaatgaatgTACCAAGATTCAACTTtggaaaaaagacaaagaagataaagttGATATTTATAAAGTGAAGAGCAAAGGGAAGAAGCGGTCGATCACTTGTTCTGTAGGGCTTCCATGCACATGCTATTGcctccccccccccccccctcccCCCCCCCCTCAATTTGTTCTTATattcaatattaataattatgttaagatttttttcctcaattattgagtttttatatagattagTGAAGGAAACTActagaaaattataattataaattatgttGAAATATATGCTTGTTGGTTTttcaatatttgaaatatCGTTTAACAATTCATagtaaaataaagttattattTGGCTTTTTAGAACACCATTTTTCTCTAGTATTATtctaataaaatttagtttatctccttatttttgttgctatttgaatttatttatttttttgaaaagaaaagtttttttaattaataatgaGTTTACTCCTTAGAAAATATAAGGTCCCTCGAACCATGATGTGTTTGTTTCAATCACCACGAAACTAACATATTCTTTTTGCTCGAAATAATTATTCTGTTACGTTGACATTTCCGAGTCATATTTAATTGTAATTACACATTGGATCTGCTAATTATTTATTGCTTTAAACGATAATGATTGGTGGTCTATGTAATAGTGGACCAGTACCTAAATAATTAAGCGATATATGTGCAATTGGATAATGCATGTAATCCgtgattctttgtttactccgAAATCGTTAGGGGTGTAACACATGTCAGCCTAGGATTCACTAACCATTTCCAAATATCCAgtctagttttctttttagcAAATTACTTCCATCACATATCAAGAGTTGTACACACATTCATCATATTACCATTACGAGTCTATCCAAGTCTATTAAAGATTGGAGTCGTGAAAGGCTACTTAATTAGGCCATCTATATTATTGTTACAAGATTGATAAAGATTGAAAGTTGTCACACTTTGAGAA
This sequence is a window from Arabidopsis thaliana chromosome 1 sequence. Protein-coding genes within it:
- a CDS encoding uncharacterized protein (unknown protein; Has 0 Blast hits to 0 proteins in 0 species (source: NCBI BLink).), which translates into the protein MGNSLEEGPCMQHSMMRRYSARTS
- a CDS encoding F-box and associated interaction domains-containing protein (F-box and associated interaction domains-containing protein; CONTAINS InterPro DOMAIN/s: F-box domain, cyclin-like (InterPro:IPR001810), F-box domain, Skp2-like (InterPro:IPR022364), F-box associated domain, type 3 (InterPro:IPR013187), F-box associated interaction domain (InterPro:IPR017451); BEST Arabidopsis thaliana protein match is: F-box and associated interaction domains-containing protein (TAIR:AT1G30790.1); Has 1438 Blast hits to 1380 proteins in 40 species: Archae - 0; Bacteria - 0; Metazoa - 0; Fungi - 0; Plants - 1438; Viruses - 0; Other Eukaryotes - 0 (source: NCBI BLink).), which produces MKRKDDDQEDRSCSSASKLDPIPLDLKMATVPTKSHMKKSHQNKLEEDEKEDTNPSKLELDSLPLDLKMAILTRIPAKSLMKLRCVSKMWSSIIRSRGFIDSYYAISSKQSRFIVGLSNAAFNEPEKQLTFLFSFSHEDGEKSSSSSLVPNFEMAVPCSLAGLSHSLASFHGILAVEGKVMCNPNTEQFTTLPVGTIFVGYDPIDDQYKALGFDFDKRCHGNAIGHKVWTLGGGEGMRQIRGDLAPYRPILLPNVCINGVIYYGAHTLSQTKDPVIVCFDVRSEKLSFITAPAVVLQSGMKSILIDYKGKLASIVRNSCGGCISSFVFWILEDPKKHEWSRQSCDFPYSLWDYVGNVRICFFGTNKAGEIIIAPMFLSRDVRSFYIFYYNVETKTMRRVRLRGIGSDIEFRRSYGSENKLCNCHVRIAHQHVESIAFLKDHINLRT